In Pseudomonas nunensis, a single window of DNA contains:
- the iscX gene encoding Fe-S cluster assembly protein IscX produces MSLKWVDVLEIAIQLAESKPEVDPRYVNFVDLHKWVLALPEFSDDPTRGGEKVLEAIQGAWIEEAE; encoded by the coding sequence ATGAGTCTGAAATGGGTTGATGTGCTGGAAATCGCGATCCAACTGGCTGAATCCAAGCCAGAAGTGGACCCGCGCTACGTGAACTTCGTCGATCTGCACAAATGGGTGCTGGCATTGCCGGAGTTCAGTGATGATCCGACCCGCGGTGGCGAGAAGGTACTTGAAGCCATTCAGGGCGCCTGGATCGAAGAAGCAGAGTAG
- a CDS encoding IscS subfamily cysteine desulfurase: protein MKLPIYLDYSATTPVDPRVAQKMSECLLVDGNFGNPASRSHVFGWKAEESVENARRQVADLVNADPREIVWTSGATESDNLAIKGAAHFYATKGKHLITTKIEHKAVLDTMRQLEREGFEVTYIEPRTDGLVTPEMVEAALRDDTILVSIMHVNNEIGTVNDIAAIGELTRSKGILFHVDAAQSTGKVDIDLSKLKVDMMSFSAHKTYGPKGIGALYVSRKPRVRIEATMHGGGHERGMRSGTLATHQIVGMGEAFRVAKEDMAAENVRIKALSDRFFKQVEGLEELYINGSMTARVPHNLNLSFNYVEGESLIMALKDLAVSSGSACTSASLEPSYVLRALGRNDELAHSSIRFTFGRFTTEEEIDYAAQKVCEAVTKLRTLSPLWDMYKDGVDISKIEWAAH from the coding sequence ATGAAATTGCCGATTTACCTTGATTACTCTGCGACCACCCCGGTTGATCCGCGTGTCGCGCAAAAGATGAGTGAATGCCTGCTGGTCGACGGAAACTTCGGTAACCCGGCGTCCCGTTCCCACGTGTTCGGCTGGAAAGCTGAAGAGTCCGTCGAAAACGCTCGTCGTCAGGTCGCAGACCTGGTCAACGCCGACCCGCGTGAAATCGTCTGGACCTCCGGTGCCACCGAGTCCGACAACCTGGCAATCAAGGGTGCGGCGCATTTCTATGCGACCAAGGGCAAACACCTGATCACCACCAAGATTGAGCACAAGGCTGTCCTCGACACCATGCGCCAACTGGAGCGTGAAGGCTTCGAAGTGACTTACATCGAGCCGCGCACCGATGGTCTGGTGACGCCTGAGATGGTTGAAGCTGCCCTGCGTGACGACACCATCCTGGTTTCGATCATGCACGTGAACAACGAAATCGGCACCGTCAACGACATCGCCGCCATCGGCGAACTGACCCGTTCCAAGGGCATTCTGTTCCACGTTGACGCTGCTCAGTCCACCGGCAAGGTCGACATCGACCTGTCGAAGCTGAAAGTCGACATGATGTCGTTCTCTGCCCACAAGACCTACGGTCCTAAAGGTATCGGCGCACTGTACGTCAGCCGCAAGCCGCGTGTTCGCATCGAAGCGACCATGCACGGCGGCGGTCACGAACGTGGCATGCGTTCCGGCACCCTGGCGACCCACCAGATCGTTGGTATGGGTGAAGCCTTCCGCGTAGCCAAGGAAGACATGGCTGCCGAGAACGTGCGCATCAAAGCCTTGAGCGACCGCTTCTTCAAACAGGTCGAAGGCCTGGAAGAGCTGTACATCAACGGCAGCATGACCGCTCGCGTACCGCACAACCTGAACCTGAGCTTCAACTACGTTGAAGGCGAGTCGCTGATCATGGCCCTTAAAGACCTGGCGGTTTCGTCCGGTTCGGCCTGCACCTCGGCTTCCCTTGAGCCTTCGTACGTACTGCGCGCCCTGGGCCGCAACGACGAACTGGCACACAGCTCGATTCGCTTCACCTTCGGCCGTTTCACTACCGAAGAAGAAATCGACTACGCCGCGCAGAAAGTCTGCGAGGCCGTTACCAAGCTGCGCACTCTGTCGCCGCTGTGGGACATGTACAAAGACGGTGTCGACATTTCGAAAATCGAGTGGGCGGCACACTGA
- the hscA gene encoding Fe-S protein assembly chaperone HscA, translated as MALLQIAEPGQSPQPHQRRLAVGIDLGTTNSLVAALRSGLSEPLADDNGQVILPSAVRYHADRVEVGESAKLSAATDPLNTVLSVKRLMGRGLSDVKQLGDQLPYRFVGGESHMPFIDTVQGPKSPVEVSAEILKVLRQRAEATLGGELVGAVITVPAYFDDAQRQATKDAAKLAGLNVLRLLNEPTAAAVAYGLDQHAEGLVAIYDLGGGTFDISILRLTGGVFEVLATGGDSALGGDDFDHAIAGWIIESAGLSADLDPGAQRNLLQTACAAKEALTTVSSVEVAYGDWKAQLTREAFDALIEPMVARSLKACRRAVRDSGIELEEVHAVVMVGGSTRVPRVRDAVAEAFGRQPLTEIDPDQVVAIGAAIQADTLAGNKRDGGELLLLDVIPLSLGLETMGGLMEKVIPRNTTIPVARAQDFTTYKDGQSAMAIHVLQGERELISDCRSLARFELRGIPAMVAGAAKIRVTFQVDADGLLSVAARELGSGVEASIQVKPSYGLTDGEIAKMLKDSFQHANDDKVARVLREQQVDAQRLIEAVQGALEVDGERLLDAEERMVIEMQVQELTELMKGTDGYAIEQQTKRLSQVTDAFAARRLDSTVKAALAGRNLNEIEDN; from the coding sequence ATGGCCCTACTGCAGATCGCCGAACCCGGCCAAAGTCCTCAACCGCACCAGCGTCGTCTGGCTGTGGGGATCGACTTGGGCACTACCAATTCGCTGGTCGCTGCATTGCGCAGTGGTCTTTCCGAGCCTCTGGCTGACGACAACGGCCAGGTCATCCTGCCGTCTGCCGTGCGCTATCACGCCGATCGCGTGGAAGTGGGCGAGTCCGCCAAGCTTTCAGCCGCTACCGATCCCTTGAACACCGTGCTGTCGGTCAAGCGCTTGATGGGTCGTGGTCTGTCCGACGTCAAGCAATTGGGCGATCAACTGCCATACCGCTTTGTCGGTGGCGAGTCGCACATGCCGTTCATCGACACTGTGCAAGGCCCGAAAAGCCCGGTCGAAGTCTCCGCCGAAATCCTCAAGGTGCTGCGTCAGCGCGCCGAAGCGACGTTGGGCGGTGAATTGGTCGGCGCGGTGATCACCGTTCCTGCCTATTTCGACGACGCTCAGCGTCAAGCCACCAAGGACGCGGCCAAACTGGCCGGCCTGAACGTGCTGCGTCTGCTCAATGAGCCGACTGCTGCTGCGGTGGCTTACGGTCTGGATCAGCATGCTGAAGGCCTGGTCGCGATTTATGACCTGGGCGGCGGCACCTTCGATATTTCGATTCTGCGCCTGACCGGCGGTGTGTTTGAGGTCTTGGCCACCGGTGGCGACAGCGCCCTGGGCGGCGATGACTTCGATCACGCGATCGCTGGCTGGATCATCGAGAGCGCCGGTCTGTCCGCCGACCTCGATCCGGGTGCGCAACGTAATCTGCTGCAAACCGCGTGTGCGGCCAAAGAAGCGCTGACCACTGTGTCGAGCGTTGAAGTCGCTTACGGTGACTGGAAAGCCCAACTGACCCGTGAAGCCTTTGATGCGCTGATCGAGCCGATGGTCGCTCGCAGCCTGAAAGCCTGCCGTCGCGCCGTGCGTGATTCCGGCATCGAGCTGGAAGAAGTGCACGCCGTGGTCATGGTCGGTGGTTCGACGCGTGTTCCTCGGGTTCGCGACGCTGTTGCAGAAGCCTTCGGTCGCCAACCGCTGACCGAAATCGATCCGGATCAAGTGGTGGCCATTGGTGCCGCGATCCAGGCCGATACCTTGGCTGGCAACAAGCGCGATGGCGGCGAATTGCTGCTGCTCGACGTGATTCCGTTGTCCCTGGGGTTGGAAACCATGGGCGGCCTGATGGAGAAGGTGATTCCGCGCAACACCACCATCCCCGTCGCCCGCGCCCAGGACTTCACCACTTATAAAGATGGCCAGTCGGCCATGGCGATTCACGTCTTGCAGGGTGAGCGCGAGCTGATCAGCGACTGCCGCTCCCTGGCCCGTTTCGAACTGCGTGGCATTCCAGCAATGGTGGCCGGTGCGGCGAAGATTCGTGTCACCTTCCAGGTCGATGCTGACGGTCTGCTCAGTGTCGCGGCCCGCGAACTGGGTTCAGGCGTGGAAGCCAGCATTCAGGTCAAGCCGTCCTACGGCCTGACCGATGGCGAAATTGCCAAGATGCTCAAAGATTCGTTCCAGCACGCCAACGACGACAAGGTCGCCCGTGTGTTGCGTGAGCAACAAGTCGATGCCCAGCGCCTGATCGAAGCGGTACAGGGCGCCCTCGAGGTCGATGGCGAACGCCTGCTCGACGCCGAAGAGCGCATGGTCATCGAGATGCAAGTGCAGGAACTGACCGAATTGATGAAAGGCACCGATGGTTATGCCATCGAGCAACAGACCAAGCGTCTGTCGCAAGTGACCGATGCCTTTGCTGCCCGCCGCCTGGACTCGACGGTGAAAGCCGCGCTGGCGGGGCGCAACCTGAATGAAATCGAGGATAACTGA
- the rlmN gene encoding 23S rRNA (adenine(2503)-C(2))-methyltransferase RlmN, translating to MTTSTVKTNLLGLTQLEMEKFFDSIGEKRFRAGQVMKWIHHLGVDDFDAMTNVSKALRDKLKVIAEVRGPEVVSEDISTDGTRKWVVRVASGSCVETVYIPQGKRGTLCVSSQAGCALDCSFCSTGKQGFNSNLTAAEVIGQVWIANKSFGSIPATADRAITNVVMMGMGEPLLNFDNVVAAMHLMMDDLGYGISKRRVTLSTSGVVPMIDELSKHIDVSLALSLHAPNDALRNQLVPINKKYPLKMLLESCQRYMSSLGEKRVLTIEYTLLKDINDKVEHAVEMIELLKNIPCKINLIPFNPFPHSGYERPSNNAIRRFQDQLHHAGFNVTVRTTRGEDIDAACGQLVGQVLDRTRRSERYIAVRELSAENDMAQNAAK from the coding sequence ATGACTACATCGACTGTAAAAACTAACCTGCTGGGTCTGACTCAGCTGGAAATGGAAAAATTCTTCGACTCAATCGGGGAGAAGCGTTTCCGTGCCGGTCAGGTAATGAAATGGATTCACCACCTTGGCGTCGATGATTTCGACGCCATGACGAACGTCAGCAAAGCCTTGCGCGACAAGCTCAAGGTGATTGCTGAAGTTCGCGGTCCAGAAGTGGTCAGCGAGGACATTTCCACCGACGGCACCCGTAAGTGGGTGGTGCGCGTGGCGTCCGGCAGCTGCGTCGAGACCGTCTACATTCCCCAGGGCAAACGCGGCACTCTGTGCGTTTCGTCCCAGGCAGGCTGTGCCCTGGATTGCAGTTTCTGCTCCACCGGCAAGCAAGGTTTCAACAGCAACCTCACCGCCGCCGAAGTCATCGGCCAGGTGTGGATTGCCAATAAATCGTTCGGCAGCATCCCGGCAACCGCCGACCGTGCCATCACCAACGTGGTGATGATGGGCATGGGTGAGCCGCTGCTGAACTTCGACAACGTCGTGGCCGCCATGCATCTGATGATGGATGATCTGGGCTACGGGATCTCCAAGCGCCGCGTGACCCTGTCCACTTCGGGCGTGGTGCCGATGATCGATGAGCTGTCCAAGCACATCGACGTGTCCCTGGCGTTGTCGCTGCACGCACCAAATGACGCATTGCGTAACCAATTGGTGCCGATCAACAAAAAATATCCGCTTAAGATGCTGCTCGAGTCGTGCCAGCGCTACATGTCGTCCTTGGGCGAAAAGCGCGTGCTGACCATCGAGTACACCTTGCTCAAGGACATCAACGACAAGGTTGAACACGCGGTCGAGATGATCGAGTTGCTCAAGAACATCCCGTGCAAGATCAACCTGATCCCGTTCAACCCGTTCCCGCATTCCGGGTACGAGCGTCCGAGCAACAACGCAATTCGTCGTTTCCAGGATCAGCTTCACCATGCCGGCTTCAATGTCACTGTACGCACCACCCGTGGTGAAGACATCGATGCCGCGTGTGGCCAATTGGTAGGGCAGGTGCTGGATCGCACCCGTCGCAGCGAACGTTATATCGCCGTGCGCGAGTTGAGCGCCGAGAACGATATGGCGCAGAACGCCGCGAAATAA
- the pilW gene encoding type IV pilus biogenesis/stability protein PilW, which translates to MSLRFALLVLLASLCAGCVLSGDFNPMKTSKGRDEARVAYVQLGLGYLQQGMTERAKVPLKKALDLDDSDPDANAALGLVFQAEMEPELADQHFRKALSSRPGDARILNNYGSFLYEEKRYKEAYERFEQAAADTLYPERSRVFENLGMTASKLGQRDLAQQQLEKSLRLNRQQPRALLEMAELSYEDRHYVPARDYYDRFSLLTEQNARSLLLGVRLAKVFEDRDKAASFGLQLKRLYPGTPEYQQYLSEQ; encoded by the coding sequence ATGTCCCTGCGCTTTGCGCTGCTTGTGCTGTTGGCCAGCCTTTGTGCTGGTTGTGTCCTGTCGGGCGATTTCAACCCGATGAAGACCAGCAAGGGCCGCGATGAAGCGCGTGTTGCCTACGTGCAATTGGGGCTGGGGTACTTGCAGCAAGGGATGACCGAGCGGGCAAAAGTGCCGTTGAAAAAGGCGCTGGACCTGGATGATTCCGACCCTGATGCCAACGCGGCGCTGGGGCTGGTATTCCAGGCCGAGATGGAGCCGGAGCTGGCCGACCAGCATTTTCGCAAGGCGCTGTCCTCCCGTCCCGGCGATGCTCGCATCCTGAACAACTACGGCAGTTTTCTGTACGAAGAGAAACGTTACAAGGAAGCCTACGAGCGCTTTGAGCAGGCCGCCGCCGATACCCTGTATCCTGAGCGTTCGCGGGTGTTCGAGAACCTCGGCATGACCGCCTCGAAGCTTGGCCAGCGTGATCTGGCCCAGCAGCAACTGGAAAAATCCCTGCGTTTGAACCGCCAACAACCGCGTGCATTGCTGGAAATGGCTGAGTTGTCTTACGAAGACAGGCATTATGTGCCCGCGCGTGACTATTACGACCGTTTTAGCCTGCTCACCGAACAAAATGCACGTAGTCTATTGCTCGGCGTTCGGCTGGCGAAAGTGTTTGAAGATCGCGACAAGGCCGCCAGTTTTGGCCTGCAATTAAAACGACTCTATCCCGGTACGCCGGAATATCAGCAATACCTGTCGGAGCAATGA
- the iscU gene encoding Fe-S cluster assembly scaffold IscU, which translates to MAYSEKVIDHYENPRNVGKMDAEDPDVGTGMVGAPACGDVMRLQIKVNEQGIIEDAKFKTYGCGSAIASSSLATEWMKGKTLDEAETIKNTQLAEELALPPVKIHCSVLAEDAIKAAVRDYKQKKGLI; encoded by the coding sequence ATGGCTTACAGCGAAAAGGTCATCGACCACTACGAGAACCCGCGCAACGTCGGCAAGATGGACGCGGAAGACCCGGATGTCGGCACTGGCATGGTCGGCGCTCCGGCGTGCGGCGACGTGATGCGTCTGCAGATCAAGGTTAACGAGCAAGGCATCATCGAAGACGCCAAGTTCAAGACCTATGGTTGCGGTTCGGCTATCGCCTCCAGCTCCCTGGCGACCGAGTGGATGAAAGGCAAGACTCTGGATGAAGCAGAGACCATCAAGAACACTCAACTGGCCGAAGAACTGGCCTTGCCGCCAGTGAAAATTCACTGCTCCGTACTCGCTGAAGACGCTATCAAAGCGGCCGTTCGCGATTACAAGCAGAAGAAAGGCTTGATCTGA
- a CDS encoding RodZ domain-containing protein, with amino-acid sequence MKAAHPEVVAANRVNPGDTLRQARESNGWSLAEVALKLNLTVNSLGNLEAGAFDKLPGHTFARGYIRAYAKLLGMDQTVLVQQFDQSTGTDSQGSNVHSLGRIEEPVRVSHTILRIVSLLLLIAVIGGGFVWWQDQTSQRTKDLTTLAPEHVEVEGADGTTQIHPLDEPEDQAVAEGQTEGGTALALPQSETSTEAPAEAQATAPAPAAPVAPVATPAVPVHNAAPVVAAPAAPAPAVPAPTTTAPVAPAVTAPAAAPVAGQGSVQLLFTADCWTQVTDASGKVLLSGLKRKGENVSVSGKPPFAVRLGFARGAQVSYNGQVVDVAPFTSGETARLKLGQ; translated from the coding sequence ATGAAAGCGGCGCATCCCGAAGTTGTAGCAGCGAATCGCGTTAACCCCGGTGACACTTTGCGCCAGGCCCGCGAAAGCAATGGCTGGTCGCTGGCCGAAGTGGCCCTCAAGCTCAACCTCACCGTCAATTCTTTGGGCAATCTGGAAGCCGGCGCGTTCGACAAGCTGCCAGGGCACACCTTCGCTCGCGGTTATATTCGCGCGTACGCCAAATTGCTCGGCATGGACCAGACCGTTCTGGTCCAGCAATTCGACCAGTCCACCGGCACCGACTCCCAAGGCAGCAACGTGCATAGCCTGGGTCGTATCGAAGAGCCGGTTCGGGTTTCCCACACTATTTTGCGCATTGTCAGCCTGTTGTTGCTGATCGCGGTGATTGGCGGCGGTTTTGTCTGGTGGCAGGATCAAACCTCACAGCGCACCAAGGACCTGACGACGCTGGCCCCTGAACACGTTGAAGTCGAAGGCGCCGACGGCACCACCCAGATCCATCCGCTGGACGAGCCGGAAGACCAGGCTGTCGCGGAAGGTCAGACTGAAGGTGGTACTGCTCTCGCACTGCCGCAATCCGAGACATCGACTGAAGCACCGGCCGAAGCCCAGGCGACCGCACCCGCTCCGGCGGCCCCGGTAGCTCCGGTAGCAACGCCAGCAGTACCTGTTCATAACGCTGCGCCTGTGGTCGCAGCGCCAGCCGCACCTGCACCGGCCGTTCCGGCGCCGACTACGACGGCTCCGGTTGCCCCGGCCGTTACTGCTCCAGCCGCCGCTCCAGTGGCCGGCCAAGGCTCGGTGCAACTGTTGTTTACTGCTGATTGCTGGACGCAAGTGACCGATGCCAGCGGCAAAGTGCTGTTGAGCGGTCTCAAGCGCAAAGGCGAAAACGTTTCCGTGAGCGGCAAGCCACCGTTTGCCGTGCGTCTGGGCTTCGCCCGTGGCGCACAGGTCAGCTACAACGGTCAGGTGGTTGATGTCGCTC
- the fdx gene encoding ISC system 2Fe-2S type ferredoxin, whose translation MPQVIFLPHDKFCPEGMVVEAEPGTSILELAHEHHIEMESACGGVCACTTCHCIIREGFDSLEEADELEEDFLDRAWGLEAQSRLACQALVGNEDLTVEIPKYSLNHAAEAPH comes from the coding sequence ATGCCGCAGGTCATTTTTCTGCCACACGATAAGTTTTGCCCGGAAGGCATGGTTGTCGAGGCTGAGCCGGGGACTTCCATCCTCGAGCTCGCCCATGAGCACCATATCGAGATGGAAAGCGCCTGTGGCGGCGTCTGTGCGTGCACCACGTGTCATTGCATCATTCGTGAAGGCTTTGACTCGCTGGAAGAAGCGGACGAACTGGAAGAAGATTTTCTTGATCGGGCCTGGGGTCTGGAAGCGCAATCGCGTCTAGCCTGTCAGGCACTCGTCGGAAATGAAGACCTGACCGTCGAGATTCCGAAATACTCGCTCAACCATGCAGCTGAAGCGCCGCACTGA
- the hscB gene encoding co-chaperone HscB: MGTPCHFALFELQPSFRLDLEQLATRYRELARGVHPDRFADAPEREQRLALEQSANLNEAYQALKNPPKRARYLLAMGGRELPLEVTVHDPEFLLQQMQWREELEDLQDSADLAGIAVFKRRLKVAQDELNESFAACWDDAAQREQAERLMRRMQFLDKLTYEVRQLEERLDD; encoded by the coding sequence GTGGGTACTCCTTGTCATTTCGCTTTATTTGAACTGCAGCCGAGCTTCCGTCTGGATCTCGAGCAGTTGGCCACGCGCTATCGTGAGTTGGCGCGCGGTGTTCATCCAGACCGCTTTGCCGACGCTCCCGAGCGCGAGCAGCGGCTGGCGCTCGAGCAATCCGCGAACCTCAACGAGGCTTACCAGGCGCTCAAAAACCCCCCGAAACGCGCGCGTTATTTGCTCGCCATGGGTGGTCGCGAGTTGCCACTGGAAGTCACCGTGCATGATCCGGAGTTTCTTCTGCAGCAGATGCAATGGCGCGAAGAGCTCGAAGACCTGCAAGACAGCGCCGACCTGGCCGGCATTGCCGTGTTCAAGCGTCGCTTGAAAGTTGCGCAGGATGAACTGAACGAAAGCTTCGCAGCCTGTTGGGATGATGCAGCGCAACGTGAACAGGCCGAACGCCTGATGCGGCGCATGCAGTTCCTCGACAAGCTCACCTACGAAGTGCGCCAGTTAGAAGAGCGCCTCGACGATTAA
- the ndk gene encoding nucleoside-diphosphate kinase: MAVQRTFSIIKPDAVAKNVIGEITTRFEKAGLRVVASKLKQLSKAEAEGFYAEHSARGFFGDLVAFMISGPVVVQVLEGENAIALNRELMGATNPKEAAAGTIRADFADSIDANAVHGSDSEAAAAREISYFFAATEVTTR, from the coding sequence ATGGCTGTTCAACGTACTTTCTCCATCATCAAGCCTGACGCTGTTGCAAAAAACGTTATCGGCGAGATCACCACTCGTTTCGAAAAAGCTGGCCTGCGCGTTGTAGCTTCGAAACTGAAGCAACTGTCCAAAGCCGAAGCTGAAGGCTTCTACGCTGAGCACAGCGCTCGCGGTTTCTTCGGTGACCTGGTTGCTTTCATGATCTCCGGCCCGGTTGTTGTTCAGGTTCTGGAAGGCGAAAACGCTATCGCTCTGAACCGTGAGCTGATGGGCGCTACCAACCCTAAAGAAGCTGCTGCCGGCACCATCCGCGCTGACTTCGCTGATTCCATCGACGCCAACGCTGTACACGGCTCGGACTCCGAAGCCGCTGCTGCTCGCGAAATCTCGTACTTCTTCGCAGCTACTGAAGTAACCACTCGCTAA
- the iscA gene encoding iron-sulfur cluster assembly protein IscA, giving the protein MAISMTEAAAQHVRRSLNGRGKGEGIRLGVRTTGCSGLAYVLEFVDEVVAEDQVFESHGEKVIIDPKSLSYLDGTELDFVKEGLNEGFKFNNPNVRGECGCGESFNI; this is encoded by the coding sequence ATGGCTATCAGCATGACAGAAGCGGCAGCTCAACACGTGCGACGCTCCCTCAACGGGCGCGGCAAAGGTGAAGGGATTCGTCTGGGTGTTCGCACCACAGGCTGTTCCGGCCTTGCCTACGTGCTGGAGTTCGTCGACGAGGTGGTTGCAGAGGATCAGGTGTTCGAAAGTCACGGCGAGAAAGTGATTATCGACCCGAAAAGCCTGTCGTACCTGGACGGCACCGAGCTCGATTTCGTCAAGGAAGGGTTGAACGAAGGCTTCAAGTTCAACAATCCCAACGTACGCGGTGAATGTGGCTGCGGCGAAAGCTTCAACATCTGA